Below is a genomic region from Culicoides brevitarsis isolate CSIRO-B50_1 chromosome 2, AGI_CSIRO_Cbre_v1, whole genome shotgun sequence.
ttttttttttcgaaattaattaaatttcgaaaatcttaactaatgagaattttttttttttaattacttttaaattgaataaaaatattttttaaatttttgatgaaaataattttaaattatttaaagaacttatgaaaattttaaagaaagttgtgttaaaaaattttgaagtttcgaaatattttcgaaatttcttgaaaaaaataataacaatgaaattttagttaaattcgaaatataaattaaaatttttaaacaaaaaacgtaaattattctcaaaatttaagagaCGGTCttctatattttaaaaaagaattttgatatgaaaaaaaatttttttttcaaaaataattaaatttcgaaaatcttatttaaaaaggaaaaaaaaattttaatttctttcgaattgaataaaaatattttataaatttttgatgaaaataatttttattcagttaaggaaattataaaaatttagtagaaagttgacttaaaaaattttgtaatttcgaaatttttcaaaaatttcttttaaaattaattaaataaattgattttaattaaattaatttaaattaaataaaaatataaaattttagttaaatacaaaaaaaaaaaaataattaaaaatccgaaaaaaatagaaaaaaaattacgaaaaaattctttgaataaaatttgctttaaaactacaaaaaaaaaattgtaataaaattttctaaatttttaatatttttgttttaaaaaattattttttttttataaaaaagctttaaaaacttaccaaatccaatttttttctataatttaagaaaatccttctaatttttttcttatttcaaaTTTCCTCCAACAGATGTCGCACTAAAAtcctaaaattcaaaaaaattaaccgttattcacttaaatttcgtaaattttcgTACATCACACCTCCATACCGCGTCGCGCGCGAAAAATCTCACACACAAGCCAATTACTCGCCGTCGTCAATTCACACCGTCAAGCCTCTAAAACgtatttctctcatttttgcATCTTTTATCAGTTCTTTGCCAACCGCACACCCGCCAACATCGCCGCTGACAACTCGCGTacactttgttgttgttctttcgCCTCGCCGTTCAGTATGTAGCAACTTATCGTAACAACAAGGACacacacagcaaaaaaaatcgtcaaacaTATCATTCGCAACTCATTGTGAACAAAAATCGCgtgaaaaattagcaaatattCATTTTCTATGACGTAGTGCTTAGCGATAGCGGGAAAATTAgtgatattttgtaaaaattaagcaaaaaagtgcctctgaaaaaacattttagaaaaaaaaagtcttagcTTTGACAGTAGAacgtagaaaaataaatttgcagaAACCGTTTCTCGGGAAAATCTGACAGCACGCCACGAAATTGCgggaaaaaagtgaagaaaaagcatttgtcttgaaaaaaatcaacaaaaaaattcaaaaaatccccgaaaaatcgtaaaaaagtgtaaaataaaTCACAGAAAttgctatttaatttttttttgcaagaaccTCAAGGCGCATGACACGGTTCTAAGGAAGCGCATGTCAACATTCTCATTGTTCTGACAATTGACTCGACCAAACTGATAAgaaatttcgtattttgcGGCGTTTTTGTGCCGCATCTAATGAAGGATTATGGCAATTTAATTGAGCAAAATGCTGAATTTACGCCTCGAAAGTCGTCGAAAATCGTAAAAACTAGAAATATTCCACTTTTACGAGTAAAACTACAAAAACTCGTAAAGCAACAAGTGGTTGCCACACACGCCGTacagaggaaaatttttgataagaaacatCTGATCGATTCTGACAGGACGacgtagagaaaaaaaattccacagaaaaaaaaattttcttgtttatttgtgtttttgcTGTCGCGCGAACAAGTCAGAGTACAAAAATTCTCGTAGTTCGTTCGAGAGAGGTGTTTTTGTTCAGCAaaggaacaaacaaacaaaaaaagtgaatcaacaaacaaaacacgAGTTAAATTGGATCGATGTGTGTTTGCGGTGGCAAAATTCTtgttattacattttaaattgtgtgtgaaaagtaaattcaattaatgtgATTACGACTAGAAATCTTGATTTGATGTATTGTGTGACAGTTAAGTGTCGTCGTCTTGGCCAATTTCATATGTGTCGCTGTGTGTCGACGGACCAGTGATAGATTATCTTGATACAAATGTGACGTGTGAGGAGATATCCGAcacgaaatttgattttggAGTGAAGTGATGAATTGTTGTGAGGTACAGAGTGAaggaatttattgaattttgaattaattcttcaatagaatttcaaaaaatttttttatgaatcagaaaaaaaaattaatttttaaataaaattctaattgaaaaggtaaaaaatctatttgaagttaaaaaaaccatttaacctcaaaaacttttaatatgagcaaaaatttttacgaaaacaaacatttttggcCTTTCTGATATAAAAGTATTAGTTTACGAGTATAtgctttcattaaaaaaagggaTGTACTTaagattaaaacaatttaaggcataaaaattttcatatgaaattttaaaaaactttttttgatacaaatcattaattgttcaaatttagcaaaaaaaaaaaattaaaaactaaatttgcaaaatttaatataatttgatacaatttttggtaattatCATGAACAATTATGACAATTaaaatcgaataatttttcaaaaatcaaacttgACCTCTAACGAAAAGTTTTTGTACagaaagttcaattttttgtatcaaaacattttcaaggTTAAATAGAGGTCAAGTTtgtttttcccaaaaattatttgctttgatcttatttgaaaattttaattaccataacttgttaaaataattattattttttataaatttttattttttttcgctataaatcagttgaaatttttcgtgaataaaattccttaaaaataaatagaaaaaatttcataaaaaaagttatttgaatatttaaaaaaaaaaatggagaaaattaaCGAACGAGTAACGTTTGTTTAGACTTGATGTCATTaatatcgtaaaaattaatataatttttaattaaaattaaaacttgaaatgaACCTTAAAATTGACGgattttaaaagttctttgaaatttgaaatgaatttagttctaaaagtttgaaaaaatgtaaaaattgtaatttaaatttaaaaattcaattaaaagatcttaaatgtatttttttataaacttcgaatttttttttatcattttattaaaattatcttttttgacaaaacgGTGTCTAAAgaaagaagttaaaaaaaattcgcaaataGAATTTGAACTCTTACAAAAGATCTTaagattttggaaatttttagaactatttattttaaaaatagatttttaaaaacctttaattcattttaattttacaaagtgACATTTTTAACATGAGTCTTAACTTAAAATCTtcgatattcattttttgaaaattttcgagaacGAAAAGGGtttaagagctgaaaatttttaaaagttttattccatgaagaagtaaaaatacttttaaatcaGCTTTATAAGCTCTTATCGgtctcgaaaaatttcaaaaacccgtcgaacaatttttggaaattcaaCTTTTCCTCATGAAGTTGAAGTTCTCAACTTCATTAAATAGCTTTATAGCTTTGAAATAAACTCTTTGCTTCACATCAAGTAAGTCTGTGTCATTCAACATGGTCTCCATATTCGccctttttgagaaaaatctttCTCAATGCTTTGTTACAGATCTTTTGAATCGCTTTCAAGTCTTCGTCTTTCATCAGCATCATTATcgtacaaaaagttcaaaacttACCCTTCAACGCCGCATCCCTGATCCGCTCCAAATCGCCTAAAATTGCAAACTATTACAGCATATCATGTCACAATCCATTAGAAACATTGTAATCCCAAATTAGCGGCAGTCATGTCACTCGAGCAAGAGGTTTGTCTTCGACACGTCGCGCATCTTCTCACATcacttttaatcaaaacttGGAGCAAATTGAATTTAGTACTTGCTTTCGTGTTCCATTGTTTGTGTGACTTGAAAGAAaggaaaaggcaaaaatattatgattttaTGATTGGATGGTGTGTCAgaagtaaatataaataaataaagagacGTGCCATTTGACGAAACGCGCCGAGAAAGAAGTTCAAGAACACGTAAATTGCATTTTGTGTTGATTCGCGGGATTGAGAGCGGAGAGAGACAAAGAGAGAACGTTTTGATGGAAACCAAGCTTTCGGCCTTGAATGAGACTTGACGTGACATAAAGACAAGAAAACGTAATTTGTCATCAATTTTCAGAACATGAAGTGTTGACatgagcaacaaaaaaaaaatctaaatcagTGAAGAGTTATTTTTAGTGCAAAGTGTTGATTGATTtgcaacagaaaattttttgcactcAATATGAATGAATAGTGCATCAAAGacatctcattaaaaaaaagtgcaaaaaaaaaattttttttttaacgtaaaatgCCTTCACCGTCATCGTACGCAGAAACACGAACATTTGAACAGCCAAGTTGCGATAGACGCTCAAAGAATAACGGCTTAGTGATCCGGAGTACGACAAATCCCAATTATCTGCACAACAATGGCGTGCCCTCGATGAATCTCGACGACAACATGACGACGACGGGCGACGGAAATATCTCATTAGAACCGTTGCAgcatcagcagcagcagcaacaaaacgACCAAGCAGCGACAAGTGCGTCGCAGCCATGTGAACAGCAAGCAATTGTGGTCAATTATACGAGCGGCGGTGCACGGAGCTCTGCCGTGCCGCAAATAGTCAAGTTTTCGCACAACAGTGTGCAGGACAGGAAACAGTGCTATTGCAAAGTGAAAGATATCCGATCGAGGATTTTAGTGTTAATTGTAGCGGTGCTGGTGCTGGGCACGGCAATTGGGGCGCTCACGATGTATTTTTCAGGGAATTTGCAGTGTGGAAGGAAAAATGGTGAGcattaaagtattttaagctttttaatcgaatttcagctcttgaaaatttcttcagttATCGAATCgaatttcagctcttgaaaatttcttcagtttttgaatcgaatttcagctcttgaaaatttcttcagttttCGAATCGAActtcagcttttaaaaatttcttcagtttttgaatcgaacttcagctcttgaaaatttcttcagttttCGAATCGAActtcagcttttaaaaatttcttcagtttttgaatcgaacttcagcttttaaaaatttcttcagtttttgaatcgaacttcagctcttgaaaaatttcttcagtttttgaatcgaacttcagctcttgaaaatttcttcagttttCGAATCGAacttcagctcttgaaaatttcttcagttttCGAATCGAACTtcagcttttgaaaatttcttcagtttttgaatcgaacttcaacttttaaaaatttcttcagtttttgaatcgaacttcagctcttgaaaatttcttcagttttCGAATCGAacttcagctcttgaaaatttcttcagtttttgaatcgaacttcagctcttgaaaatttcttcagtttttgaatcgaacttcagctcttgaaaatttcttcagttttCGAATCgaatttcagctcttgaaaatttcttcaggtTTCGAGTCGATTTTTCGAAttcgaaatttctttaaaataaaaatctacaaaaattgttaaactaacgaatttggcaaaaaaaaaaataaaattggaaaaactatttttttttcagttttttgttaaaataagtgacatcatctaaaaatatcttcaaaacaACTTTTCAGGAAATtagtttattgattttttcccaTGTCcgcaattaaatgttttttataaatttcctcaattccctttttttctcttcatcgAAAATCAGTTACATCCGGCATTTTTACAACCTTTTCTAAAATCTGCgttgaaagtaaaatttccTCCGTTATTCACGGAATGGAAATTAATTCCGCCGCAGCATGGTTTACAATTCTGTCCCTTATCGCATCCATCAGAGCAATCACACGAATCGCAATCTGAATTATCTGAAGGTTTTTCTGTCACTGTTTCGTCTTCAACTGGTTTTTTGTCGAGAATATCCATCAATTTTACTTCAACGAAGttattttgaagctttttggTCGTCGTTGGAGGCTTTTTTGTCGTGCTCGTAGTAGTTGTTGTTCGAGTTGTTGTCTCAGGCGTCGTTGTTTCTGCCTCAGTTGTTGCTTCTGTCTCTTCAACTTCTTCTGTCGTAACTTCCTCTACGACTTCAGATGCCGTTTCTTCCTCATCGCCTTCCGCAGGAGCCCCTAAAATATTCACATCACTCAAATTATTACTGTCAAAGTCATCGTTCATGGGAAATGTCGAAGTTTCTGGCGTGGTTTCTGTCGTTGCGCTCGTTGTTGTCGTATATTTCGCGCCCCAAACATTGTGGGTGACTAAAAAACGACGCATGAGAAAATTGCAcaccagaatttttttcacttcactCACCGTCAGCGTTGCTTATGGagattaaaaatatcacaagaaacccgaaaattagaattttcttcatttttagagACCTTTCAGTTGCGCCTTTGAAGCatcaatgaacaaaaattggatttttttgtaactcatTGACTTGAATTTCGCTCCATTCGTGtcacgattaatttttttatcagcaaTCATGAGACACGCTCGAGTTTTTCATTGACTAGCaacattaaaaactttcgtttttttccagTTGACAGCAGTGATATTTGTCTAACTGAGGATTGTGTAACGGCGGGTAAGGCTCCTTTTTTCGTATTTGAAttaacttacaaaaattatttcccttcttttattttttttagcttcgtCGCTGTTATCGGCGATGGATAGAACAGCAGATCCATGCAAAGATTTTTTCCAGTTTGCGTGCGGCGTTTGGAACAAGAAACATCTGATACCTGAGGATCGAAGTTCAATTAGTACCTTTGAAGTGTTGGCGGATCAACAGCAAGTCATTTTAAAAGGTTAGTTATTGATgagctgaaaattaaaaaaaaaaatatttgaaattttttatatgaagaaaaatttaaaattttaatttaagcttgaaattcttcaaaaaaccgttgtttttttttctcaagtcaattttcaacccatatttaatagatttcaaagctaaaaattaataaatattcattctaaagatgatttacattgctatctgatcgatttttgatgaaataaaaaaaagtacgattttatcatatgaggagcaaaaatcgtacttttttcctcaagtcacttttcaaccaacttttgatgggttttaaagctaaaagttaataaatattcattctaaagttgatttccattgatatctgatcgatttttgatgaaataaaaaaaagtacgattttatcatatgaggagcaaaaatcgtacttttttcctcaagtcacttttcaaccaacttttgatgggttttaaagctaaaagttaataaatattcattctaaagttgatttccattgatatctgatcgatttttgatgaaataaaaaaaagtacgattttatcatatgaggagcaaaaatcgtacttttttcctcaagtcacttttcaaccaacttttgatgggttttaaagctaaaagttaataaatattcattctaaagttgatttccattgatatctgatcgatttttgatgaaataaaaaaaagtacgattttattatatgaggagcaaaaatcgtactttttttctcaagtcaattttcaaccaacttttgatgggtttcaaagctaaaagttaataaatattcattctaaagttgatttccattgatatctgatcgatttttgatgaaataaaaaaaagtacgattttataatatgaggagcaaaaatcgtacttttttcctcaagtcacttttcaaccaaattttgatgggtttcaaagctaaaagttaataaatattcattctaaagttgatttccattgatatctgatcgatttttgatgaaataaaaaaagtacgattttatcatatgaggagcaaaaatcgtacttttttcctcaagtcacttttcaaccaacttttgatgggttttaaagctaaaagttaataaatattcattctaaagttgatttccattgatatctgatcgatttttgatgaaataaaaaaaagtacgattttatcatatgaggagcaaaaatcgtacttttttcctcaagtcaattttcaaccaacttttgatgggtttcaaagctaaaagttaataaatattcattctaaagcgacttcaatgattttcattgatatctgatcgatttttgatgaaataaaaaaaagtacgattttatcatatgaaagtcacttttcaaccaaattttgatgggttttaaagctaaaagttaataaatattcattctaaagttgatttccattgatatctgatcgatttttgatgaaataaaaaaaagtacgattttataatatgaggagcaaaaatcgtacttttttcctcaagtcacttttcaaccaacttttgatgggttttaaagctaaaagttaataaatattcattctaaagttgatttccattgatatctgatcgatttttgatgaaataaaaaaaagtacgattttatcatatgaggagcaaaaatcgtactttt
It encodes:
- the LOC134830128 gene encoding salivary glue protein Sgs-3-like produces the protein MKKILIFGFLVIFLISISNADVTHNVWGAKYTTTTSATTETTPETSTFPMNDDFDSNNLSDVNILGAPAEGDEEETASEVVEEVTTEEVEETEATTEAETTTPETTTRTTTTTSTTKKPPTTTKKLQNNFVEVKLMDILDKKPVEDETVTEKPSDNSDCDSCDCSDGCDKGQNCKPCCGGINFHSVNNGGNFTFNADFRKGCKNAGCN